A single window of Pseudomonadota bacterium DNA harbors:
- the lptG gene encoding LPS export ABC transporter permease LptG: MAGIAGAAFRSWLAQVGGMRILDRYLGRAVLQGSLTVLLILVALMTVIDLVVELADVGSGNYGLLQALEYVLLTMPRRAFEMLPLAALIGTLIGLGALANNSELVVVRAAGVSVLRIFGSVMRVGFVLIVVTLILGEGISPVTDQWAQERRAAALSKEFSNKTKLGFWVREGDRYINIRRILPGSRLVDVYVYEFDSAQQLRYSLHAASGVYLKGEWRLRDVARSEIGAERVKAERLDEMVWRTDLDPELVKVVSVEPERLSTAGLHQYIDYLERNGLESQRYRIAFWIRVLAPVATVVMLSLALPFVFGSNRSVPVSQRVLIGTLLGIGFQILSRSFGHMGQVFDLNPLFAASLPLLLFTGLAVYLMRRAL; this comes from the coding sequence GTGGCTGGCATTGCAGGCGCGGCGTTCAGGTCCTGGCTGGCGCAGGTCGGTGGCATGAGAATCCTCGATCGTTACCTGGGGCGCGCGGTATTGCAGGGGTCGCTGACGGTGCTGCTGATTCTGGTGGCGCTGATGACGGTGATCGATCTCGTGGTCGAGCTGGCCGATGTCGGCAGCGGCAACTACGGCCTGTTGCAGGCGCTGGAGTACGTGCTGCTCACCATGCCGCGGCGTGCCTTCGAGATGCTGCCCCTCGCCGCGCTCATCGGCACCCTGATCGGCTTGGGTGCGTTGGCCAACAACAGCGAGTTGGTGGTGGTGCGTGCCGCCGGAGTCTCGGTGCTGCGTATCTTCGGCTCGGTGATGCGGGTCGGTTTTGTGTTGATCGTGGTGACGCTGATTCTTGGCGAAGGCATCTCGCCGGTGACCGACCAGTGGGCACAGGAGCGGCGCGCGGCCGCGTTGTCCAAGGAGTTTTCCAACAAGACCAAACTCGGCTTCTGGGTACGCGAGGGTGATCGTTACATCAACATTCGCCGCATCCTGCCGGGCTCGCGCTTGGTGGATGTCTACGTCTACGAGTTCGATTCGGCGCAGCAGCTGCGTTACTCGCTGCATGCCGCAAGTGGCGTTTACCTGAAGGGCGAGTGGCGGCTGCGCGATGTGGCACGCAGTGAGATCGGGGCAGAGCGGGTCAAGGCGGAGCGTCTTGACGAGATGGTGTGGCGCACCGACCTCGATCCGGAGCTGGTCAAGGTGGTCTCAGTCGAGCCGGAACGCCTGTCCACGGCGGGGCTGCATCAGTATATCGATTACCTGGAACGGAACGGCCTGGAATCCCAGCGCTACCGGATCGCATTCTGGATCCGCGTGCTTGCGCCTGTGGCCACCGTGGTGATGTTATCGTTGGCACTGCCTTTCGTCTTCGGTTCGAACCGTTCGGTACCGGTCAGTCAGAGGGTGCTGATAGGCACGCTGCTCGGCATCGGCTTTCAGATTCTCTCGCGCAGTTTTGGACACATGGGACAGGTGTTCGACCTCAACCCGCTTTTCGCGGCGTCATTGCCGCTGCTGCTTTTTACTGGGTTGGCGGTTTATCTGATGCGCCGCGCTCTATGA
- the lptF gene encoding LPS export ABC transporter permease LptF codes for MRCFSGVPLLIWNSITAPGFGFQEGRSDVTLRRGVSAGANQNYRLRQVYRNERFYRAKLRLNFQSENFLTVINRYLLKEFSKSLLSVATVLMLIYLSSRVAPLLARVAAGEMAGDVIFALLFLKSVTNLALVIPPAVFIAVLLTMGRMYRDNEITVLNACGVGYDRLYRALLIFIVPVVVLLSGLSFTVGPWADATGERIKQDAEQRADVSGISAGRFKESDDGGVVFYTETLNREQNRYQGVFIQNRSNDRLGVVVAESGQERTDPDTGDRYLVLADGRRFEGHPGDADYTILDFKEYAVRIDERDPQADRTIRTKGRPTRELLAEGTTWAWAELHTRLAVPISALLLALLALPLSYASPRQGRYGKLFLAILVYVVYANILVMAETWLARGVIPSALGMWWVHIGVLALWLALQARRSGPGWRRSVA; via the coding sequence GTGCGCTGTTTTTCGGGAGTACCGCTTTTGATCTGGAATTCCATTACAGCTCCGGGGTTTGGTTTTCAGGAAGGGCGTTCTGACGTAACCTTGCGCAGAGGGGTGTCCGCAGGCGCCAATCAAAACTATCGATTGCGGCAAGTTTATCGCAATGAGCGATTTTATCGAGCGAAACTCCGGCTAAATTTTCAAAGCGAAAACTTCTTGACCGTCATCAACCGTTATCTGCTCAAAGAGTTCAGCAAATCGCTGCTGTCGGTGGCGACCGTATTGATGCTCATCTATCTGAGCAGCCGGGTGGCACCGCTGCTGGCGCGTGTGGCGGCCGGTGAAATGGCGGGCGATGTGATCTTTGCGTTGCTGTTCCTGAAATCGGTCACCAACCTGGCATTGGTGATTCCGCCGGCAGTTTTCATTGCGGTGTTGCTGACCATGGGCCGCATGTATCGCGATAACGAAATCACGGTGCTGAATGCGTGCGGGGTCGGCTATGACAGACTCTACCGCGCGCTGTTGATCTTTATTGTCCCGGTTGTCGTGCTGTTGAGCGGATTGTCGTTCACGGTGGGCCCGTGGGCCGATGCCACCGGCGAACGCATCAAGCAGGACGCAGAGCAACGCGCCGATGTCTCGGGGATCAGCGCCGGCCGTTTCAAGGAATCGGATGACGGCGGGGTGGTCTTCTACACCGAAACGCTCAATCGCGAACAGAACCGCTATCAAGGGGTGTTCATCCAGAATCGCAGCAACGATCGCCTGGGTGTGGTGGTGGCTGAAAGCGGCCAGGAGCGCACCGACCCGGACACTGGCGATCGCTATCTGGTGTTGGCGGATGGGCGACGATTCGAGGGCCACCCCGGCGATGCCGACTACACCATCCTCGATTTCAAGGAATACGCGGTGCGTATCGATGAGCGCGATCCGCAGGCGGACAGAACCATACGGACCAAGGGCCGCCCGACGCGAGAGTTGCTCGCCGAGGGAACGACCTGGGCCTGGGCCGAGCTGCATACCCGCCTGGCTGTTCCGATCAGTGCCCTGCTGCTGGCGCTGCTGGCGCTGCCGCTCAGCTACGCCTCACCGCGGCAGGGGCGCTACGGAAAACTCTTTCTGGCGATCCTCGTCTACGTGGTCTACGCGAACATCCTGGTCATGGCGGAGACCTGGCTGGCCCGTGGTGTCATCCCCTCCGCACTGGGAATGTGGTGGGTGCACATCGGCGTACTGGCCCTGTGGCTGGCATTGCAGGCGCGGCGTTCAGGTCCTGGCTGGCGCAGGTCGGTGGCATGA
- a CDS encoding leucyl aminopeptidase: MEFQIKSGTPEKQRTACLVAGVYEGKRLSPVAEALDKAANGHLTQVIRRGDLLGKSGQTLLLHQVPGITAERVLLVGCGKAAEFGDRQYREALLAALRKLQETGAADALLTLTELDIKGRDSYWKVRQAVEIAAASAYRFETTKSKKDKTPRPLRKIALSVTEKRAHKAGEQAIRHGSAIGAGSVLARELGNLPANICTPTYLAAQARQLARGNAKLRVTVLDQKQMEKLGMGSLLSVAKGSQEPPKLIVLEYGGGKKGDKPHVLVGKGVTFDSGGISIKPSPAMDEMKFDMCGAASVLGTLKACTELDLPLNVVGIVPACENLPSGTANKPGDVVTSMAGLTIEILNTDAEGRLILCDALTYAERYHPKSVIDIATLTGACVIALGKHASGLLANHAPLAQQLLKAGTYAGDRVWELPLWEEYQEQIKTNFADVANVGGREAGTITAACFLARFTKKYHWAHLDIAGTAWLQGEAKGSTGRPVPLLTQYLLDRSRSAT, encoded by the coding sequence ATGGAATTCCAGATCAAAAGCGGTACTCCCGAAAAACAGCGCACCGCCTGCCTGGTCGCCGGCGTCTACGAAGGCAAACGCCTGTCGCCCGTTGCCGAAGCGCTCGACAAGGCGGCGAATGGCCATCTCACCCAGGTGATCCGCCGCGGCGATCTCCTGGGCAAGTCCGGCCAGACGCTGCTGCTCCACCAGGTGCCGGGAATCACGGCGGAACGGGTGCTGCTGGTCGGCTGCGGCAAAGCCGCGGAGTTCGGTGATCGCCAGTACCGCGAAGCCCTCCTCGCCGCCCTGCGCAAGCTGCAGGAGACCGGCGCGGCCGATGCGCTGCTCACCCTGACCGAGCTCGACATCAAGGGGCGCGACAGCTACTGGAAGGTCCGCCAGGCCGTCGAAATCGCCGCGGCCAGCGCGTATCGCTTCGAAACGACCAAGTCCAAAAAGGACAAGACACCGCGACCGCTGCGCAAAATCGCCCTCTCGGTAACGGAAAAGAGAGCGCACAAGGCTGGTGAGCAGGCGATTCGCCACGGTAGCGCCATCGGCGCCGGCAGCGTGCTGGCCAGGGAACTCGGCAATCTGCCCGCCAACATCTGCACCCCCACCTACCTGGCCGCCCAGGCACGCCAGCTGGCACGGGGCAACGCCAAGCTCAGGGTGACGGTGCTCGACCAGAAACAGATGGAGAAACTGGGCATGGGCTCACTGCTTTCGGTCGCCAAGGGCAGCCAGGAGCCGCCGAAGCTGATCGTGCTGGAGTACGGCGGCGGCAAGAAGGGCGACAAACCCCACGTGCTGGTGGGCAAGGGAGTCACCTTCGACTCCGGCGGCATCTCCATCAAACCCTCACCCGCCATGGACGAGATGAAGTTCGACATGTGCGGCGCGGCGAGCGTGCTGGGCACGCTCAAGGCCTGCACCGAGCTCGATCTGCCGCTCAACGTGGTCGGCATCGTGCCCGCCTGCGAGAACCTGCCCAGCGGCACCGCCAACAAGCCGGGCGATGTGGTGACCAGCATGGCGGGACTCACTATCGAGATCCTCAACACCGACGCCGAGGGCCGGCTGATCCTCTGCGACGCGCTGACCTATGCCGAGCGCTACCACCCGAAGTCGGTAATCGACATCGCCACCCTGACCGGCGCCTGCGTCATCGCCCTGGGTAAGCACGCCTCGGGTCTGTTGGCCAATCACGCCCCGCTGGCCCAGCAGCTGCTGAAAGCCGGCACCTACGCCGGCGACCGGGTCTGGGAACTGCCGCTGTGGGAGGAGTACCAGGAGCAGATCAAGACCAACTTCGCCGATGTCGCCAACGTCGGCGGCCGCGAGGCCGGCACCATCACCGCCGCCTGTTTCCTGGCGCGCTTCACCAAGAAGTACCACTGGGCGCATCTCGACATCGCCGGGACCGCCTGGCTGCAGGGCGAGGCCAAGGGCTCGACAGGGCGGCCGGTGCCGTTGCTGACCCAATACCTGCTGGATCGGTCGAGGAGCGCGACCTGA
- a CDS encoding DNA polymerase III subunit chi has protein sequence MTRIDFYVLPEQGRGSRELLACRLTEKAYDRGHRIFIHTATREQAETLDSLLWTYRDESFLPHALCTQELADDSPIQIGHSEEPRGNCDVLINLSLEVPAFFSRFERVAELVGSGNDERQRAREAFRFYKDRGYPLDTHQLKS, from the coding sequence ATGACCAGGATCGATTTCTATGTACTCCCCGAGCAGGGTCGCGGCAGTCGCGAGCTGCTCGCCTGCCGCCTGACCGAGAAGGCCTACGACCGCGGCCATCGCATCTTCATCCATACCGCGACCCGCGAACAGGCGGAGACGCTGGACAGCCTGCTCTGGACCTACCGCGACGAAAGTTTCCTCCCCCACGCGCTGTGCACCCAAGAACTGGCGGACGATTCACCGATTCAGATCGGGCACAGCGAGGAGCCGCGCGGCAACTGCGACGTGCTGATCAATCTCAGCCTCGAAGTCCCCGCCTTCTTCAGCCGCTTTGAACGGGTCGCCGAACTGGTGGGATCCGGCAATGATGAACGGCAGCGCGCACGCGAGGCATTTCGCTTCTACAAAGACCGCGGCTATCCCCTCGACACGCATCAGCTGAAATCGTAA
- a CDS encoding TlpA family protein disulfide reductase, whose product MWYRYLVLFGKPVVKLLVAMLLANSFVFAAHAETEIRNVEVQSGAEIRVKHFAGQGKAALLWLPSEYGVRAGQDVTAAALASLGYEVWMADLHTAYFVAPGRESIQEFPVADVVELAEKILAAGKETLFLMASGKGAGLALQTAREMQLRAAGRRDLRGLLLLSPFLYQGSPKLGEDNRFLSVVHETNLPVLVLQPTLSEKYWRVEELVEALEVGGSPVTYEEQKGVQSGFEARSADDLSDAELSARRELPARLHHAMAKMAKIESPKRAAASRDPENYRRQAVAEPRLAPYRGPQDLPDIELDDLQGNRHRLSAYRGKVVLINFWATWCPPCVKEIPSLNELNRRMANRDFQLLTINVGEQEAVIRKFLEQHPVDFPVLLDSNGEAIKSWKVYAYPSNYLLDGNGRIHYGYYGALDWVAPDVIDLIQTLLEK is encoded by the coding sequence ATGTGGTACAGGTATCTCGTGTTGTTCGGTAAGCCGGTCGTGAAGCTGCTGGTCGCTATGCTGCTGGCGAACAGCTTTGTCTTCGCCGCGCACGCTGAAACCGAGATTCGCAATGTCGAGGTGCAGAGCGGGGCGGAAATACGGGTCAAACATTTTGCGGGGCAAGGCAAAGCTGCTCTGCTCTGGCTGCCCTCGGAGTACGGCGTAAGGGCCGGTCAGGATGTGACGGCAGCGGCATTGGCATCGCTGGGATACGAGGTCTGGATGGCGGATCTCCATACCGCCTACTTCGTAGCCCCGGGAAGAGAAAGTATTCAGGAATTTCCCGTCGCGGATGTGGTGGAACTGGCCGAGAAGATACTGGCCGCCGGTAAAGAGACCCTGTTCCTGATGGCCTCAGGCAAGGGCGCGGGGTTGGCGTTGCAGACGGCGCGGGAAATGCAGTTGCGCGCCGCGGGGCGCAGGGATCTTCGCGGACTTCTACTGCTTAGCCCGTTTCTCTACCAGGGCAGTCCAAAACTCGGCGAAGACAATCGTTTTCTCTCAGTGGTGCACGAGACCAATCTCCCGGTTCTTGTTCTCCAGCCGACGCTTTCCGAAAAGTACTGGCGCGTGGAAGAACTCGTCGAAGCGCTCGAAGTGGGTGGAAGTCCGGTGACCTATGAAGAACAGAAGGGCGTCCAGTCGGGATTTGAGGCGCGCTCCGCTGACGATCTGTCGGACGCCGAACTCAGTGCCCGGCGCGAACTACCCGCGCGATTGCACCATGCGATGGCAAAAATGGCGAAGATCGAATCCCCGAAACGCGCCGCTGCATCCCGAGACCCGGAGAACTACAGGCGCCAGGCGGTGGCAGAGCCGCGCCTTGCGCCCTATCGCGGACCGCAGGATCTGCCCGACATCGAGCTCGATGATCTGCAGGGAAATCGCCATCGGCTCTCCGCTTATCGCGGCAAGGTGGTGCTGATCAATTTCTGGGCGACCTGGTGTCCACCCTGCGTCAAGGAGATCCCGTCGCTGAATGAGTTGAACAGGAGAATGGCGAATCGGGATTTTCAGCTGCTAACGATCAACGTCGGCGAACAGGAGGCGGTGATCAGGAAGTTTCTTGAGCAACATCCTGTCGACTTTCCCGTCCTTCTCGATAGCAACGGCGAGGCGATCAAGAGCTGGAAGGTGTACGCCTATCCCTCCAACTACCTGTTGGACGGTAACGGGCGCATTCACTATGGCTACTATGGTGCTCTGGACTGGGTGGCGCCCGATGTCATCGACCTCATCCAGACGTTGTTGGAAAAGTAA
- a CDS encoding valine--tRNA ligase, with amino-acid sequence MDKTYDPHAIEQRWYNTWEDQGYFAPAGAGEPYCIMIPPPNVTGTLHMGHGFNNTLMDTLTRYYRMCGRNALWQPGTDHAGIATQMVVERQLNAEQKTRHDLGRDAFIDRVWTWRAESGGTITRQLRRLGASLDWANERFTMDEGLSKAVQEVFIRLYDTGLIYRGKRLVNWDPVLHTAVSDLEVVSEEEQGHLWHLRYPLSDAAQGRASAAGGRTPGAAGEDYLIVATTRPETMLGDTAVAVHPDDERFQALIGKTVMLPLANREIPIIADDYVDPEFGSGCVKITPAHDFNDYAIGQRHELEMINILTIDARINDNAPEKYRGLDRYEARKQVVADLDALGLLEKIDDHKLIVPRGDRSGAVVEPYLTDQWFVDLTRETLDDGSPGGWTAITKPALDVVASGDIKFVPTNWVNTYNQWLENIQDWCISRQIWWGHRIPAWYDAEGNCYVAESEDDVRKKYRLADDLMLTQDNDVLDTWFSSALWPFSTLGWPEQTERLKLFYPTSVLITGFDIIFFWVARMVMMGLYVMEEVPFREVYIHGLVRDAHGQKMSKSKGNILDPIDLIDGIELDALLKKRTTGMMQPQMAKKIEKQTREEFPDGIPAYGTDALRFTFAALASPGRDINFDMGRLEGNRNFCNKLWNAARYVLMNTEEKDCGAEGGDLEFSTADRWIISRLQRTEQLVNEALANYRFDHAAQALFEFTKNEYCDWYLELSKPVLTSETSSAAQQRGTRWTLVNVLEALLRLIHPVMPYITEEIWQRVAPLAGKEGATIMQRPYPQPEAEKIDAEAEAEMRWVMEFIMGIRRIRGEMNIAPGKALPVLLENAGASDIARAEKYGAWLQFLARTESITPVSGEAPESATALVGEMKVLIPLAGLIDKDAELARLDKEIGKLQKEVERGAGKLGNANFVDRAPAEVVEKERQRVAEMKTSLGNLEAQRSKIAAL; translated from the coding sequence ATGGACAAGACTTACGACCCCCACGCCATCGAACAGCGCTGGTACAACACCTGGGAGGATCAGGGCTACTTCGCCCCGGCCGGCGCAGGCGAGCCCTACTGCATCATGATCCCGCCGCCCAATGTCACCGGTACGCTGCACATGGGGCACGGCTTCAACAACACCCTGATGGATACGCTGACCCGCTACTACCGCATGTGCGGGCGCAACGCCCTGTGGCAGCCCGGCACCGACCATGCCGGTATCGCCACTCAGATGGTGGTGGAGCGCCAGCTCAACGCGGAGCAGAAGACCCGCCACGATCTCGGTCGTGACGCCTTCATCGACCGCGTCTGGACCTGGCGCGCCGAATCGGGCGGCACCATCACCCGCCAGCTGCGCCGCCTGGGTGCCTCGCTTGACTGGGCGAACGAGCGCTTCACCATGGACGAAGGGCTCTCCAAGGCGGTCCAGGAGGTCTTCATCCGCCTCTACGACACCGGGCTGATCTACCGCGGCAAGCGGCTGGTGAACTGGGACCCGGTGCTGCACACCGCGGTCTCCGATCTGGAAGTGGTCTCCGAGGAGGAGCAGGGCCACCTCTGGCACCTGCGTTATCCGCTCAGCGACGCTGCACAGGGACGTGCGAGTGCCGCGGGAGGCAGGACGCCGGGAGCGGCCGGCGAAGACTATCTCATTGTCGCCACCACCCGCCCCGAGACCATGCTCGGCGACACCGCCGTCGCCGTGCACCCTGACGATGAGCGCTTCCAGGCGCTGATCGGCAAGACGGTGATGCTGCCTTTGGCGAACCGCGAGATCCCCATCATCGCCGACGACTACGTCGACCCGGAGTTCGGCTCCGGCTGCGTGAAGATCACCCCGGCCCACGATTTCAATGACTACGCCATCGGCCAGCGCCACGAGCTGGAGATGATCAACATCCTCACCATCGACGCCCGGATCAACGACAACGCGCCGGAGAAATATCGCGGCCTTGACCGTTACGAGGCGCGCAAGCAGGTGGTGGCCGATCTCGACGCCCTGGGTCTGCTGGAGAAGATCGACGATCACAAACTGATAGTGCCGCGCGGCGATCGCTCCGGCGCGGTGGTCGAGCCCTACCTCACCGATCAGTGGTTCGTCGACCTCACCCGGGAGACGCTGGACGACGGCAGCCCCGGCGGCTGGACCGCCATCACCAAACCGGCGCTCGACGTCGTCGCCAGCGGCGATATCAAGTTCGTGCCGACCAACTGGGTCAACACCTACAACCAGTGGTTGGAGAATATCCAGGACTGGTGCATCTCGCGCCAGATCTGGTGGGGCCACCGCATCCCCGCCTGGTACGACGCCGAGGGCAACTGCTACGTGGCCGAGTCCGAGGATGATGTGCGCAAGAAATACCGGCTTGCCGATGACCTGATGCTGACCCAGGACAACGACGTGCTCGACACCTGGTTCAGCTCCGCTCTATGGCCCTTCTCCACCCTGGGCTGGCCGGAGCAGACCGAGCGGCTCAAGCTCTTCTACCCCACCTCGGTGCTGATCACCGGCTTCGACATCATCTTTTTCTGGGTGGCGCGCATGGTGATGATGGGCCTCTACGTCATGGAGGAGGTACCGTTCCGCGAGGTCTACATCCACGGCCTGGTGCGCGACGCCCACGGGCAGAAGATGTCGAAATCCAAGGGCAACATCCTCGACCCCATCGATCTGATCGACGGTATCGAACTCGATGCGCTGCTGAAAAAGCGCACTACCGGCATGATGCAGCCGCAGATGGCGAAGAAGATCGAGAAGCAGACCAGGGAGGAGTTCCCCGACGGCATTCCCGCCTACGGCACCGATGCGCTGCGCTTTACCTTTGCGGCGCTGGCCTCACCCGGGCGCGACATCAACTTCGACATGGGCCGCCTCGAAGGCAACCGCAACTTCTGCAACAAGCTGTGGAATGCGGCGCGCTACGTGTTGATGAACACCGAAGAAAAAGATTGTGGCGCAGAAGGCGGCGATCTCGAATTCTCGACCGCCGACCGCTGGATCATCTCGCGCCTGCAGCGCACCGAACAACTGGTCAATGAAGCCCTCGCCAACTACCGCTTCGATCATGCCGCGCAGGCCCTGTTCGAGTTCACCAAGAACGAATACTGCGACTGGTATCTGGAACTCTCCAAGCCGGTGCTTACGAGTGAGACAAGCAGCGCCGCGCAGCAACGCGGCACGCGCTGGACGCTGGTGAACGTGCTGGAAGCGCTGTTGCGCCTGATCCACCCGGTGATGCCCTATATCACCGAGGAGATCTGGCAGCGTGTTGCGCCTCTGGCCGGCAAAGAGGGCGCGACCATCATGCAGCGCCCCTATCCGCAACCCGAGGCGGAAAAGATCGATGCCGAGGCGGAGGCGGAGATGCGCTGGGTGATGGAGTTCATCATGGGCATCCGCCGCATCCGCGGCGAGATGAACATTGCGCCCGGCAAGGCGCTTCCCGTGCTTTTGGAAAACGCCGGCGCCAGCGACATCGCCCGCGCCGAAAAGTACGGCGCATGGCTGCAGTTCCTGGCACGCACCGAATCCATTACGCCGGTTAGCGGTGAGGCCCCCGAGTCGGCAACCGCACTGGTCGGTGAAATGAAGGTGTTGATTCCGCTGGCGGGGTTGATCGACAAGGATGCGGAGCTGGCGCGCCTCGACAAAGAGATCGGCAAGCTGCAAAAAGAGGTGGAACGCGGCGCAGGCAAACTCGGCAATGCCAACTTCGTCGACCGCGCCCCGGCCGAGGTGGTGGAGAAAGAGCGCCAGCGTGTCGCGGAGATGAAAACCTCGCTCGGTAACCTGGAAGCGCAGCGATCAAAGATCGCGGCGTTGTGA
- a CDS encoding phosphoribosyl-AMP cyclohydrolase, with translation MTTEEILKLVDFTKGNGLVTAIAQDAETGEILMLANMNEESLRKTLECGEAVYWSRSRSRLWHKGEESGNVQRVKELFIDCDGDAVLMKIEQIGRAACHTGKRSCFFRKIDHGKVEDIGEQVFDPKQVYGK, from the coding sequence ATGACAACCGAAGAGATTCTAAAGCTGGTGGATTTCACCAAGGGCAACGGCCTGGTCACCGCCATCGCCCAGGATGCCGAGACCGGCGAGATCCTGATGCTGGCCAACATGAACGAGGAGTCGCTGCGCAAGACCCTGGAGTGCGGCGAAGCGGTCTACTGGAGCCGCTCGCGCTCCAGGCTCTGGCACAAGGGCGAAGAGAGCGGCAACGTGCAGCGGGTGAAGGAGCTGTTCATCGACTGCGACGGTGACGCGGTGCTGATGAAGATCGAGCAGATCGGTCGCGCCGCCTGCCACACCGGCAAGCGCAGCTGCTTCTTCCGCAAGATCGACCACGGCAAAGTCGAGGACATTGGCGAGCAGGTCTTTGATCCGAAGCAGGTATACGGAAAGTAG
- a CDS encoding ATP phosphoribosyltransferase codes for MTDDTNTLRIGIPKGSLQETTRKLFDLAGFNLNISGRSYYPSIDDREIQCILIRPQEMARYVEQGVLDCAITGLDWIVETGADVEELADLQAPWPNYGVVRWVLAVKENAEFKSVKDLEGKRIATEAVGLTNFFLKEHGVNAHVEFSWGATEVKPPILADAIVDISETGSSLRANSLRVMHVVQESTPRFIANRDALEHGWKKDKMDRMLMLLKGAIAASTRVMLAMNVPRDNIQRVLEILPSLGTPTISTLADESWVDISAVIEEKFVRDMIPRLSAAGARGIIELPLNKIID; via the coding sequence ATGACAGACGACACCAACACCCTGCGCATCGGCATCCCCAAGGGCAGTCTGCAGGAGACCACCAGAAAACTCTTCGACCTGGCCGGCTTCAATCTCAACATCTCGGGCCGCTCCTACTACCCGAGCATCGACGATAGGGAGATCCAGTGCATCCTGATCCGCCCGCAGGAGATGGCGCGCTACGTGGAACAGGGCGTGCTCGATTGCGCCATAACCGGTCTGGACTGGATCGTCGAGACCGGCGCTGACGTTGAGGAACTCGCCGACCTGCAGGCCCCCTGGCCCAACTACGGCGTGGTGCGCTGGGTGTTGGCGGTCAAGGAGAACGCCGAGTTCAAGAGCGTGAAGGATCTGGAGGGCAAACGCATCGCCACCGAGGCGGTGGGGCTCACCAACTTTTTTCTCAAGGAGCACGGCGTCAACGCCCACGTGGAATTTTCCTGGGGCGCCACCGAGGTGAAGCCGCCGATCCTCGCCGACGCCATCGTCGACATCTCCGAAACCGGCTCCAGCCTGCGCGCCAACAGCCTGCGTGTCATGCATGTGGTTCAGGAGAGCACACCGCGTTTCATCGCCAATCGCGACGCGCTCGAACACGGCTGGAAGAAGGACAAGATGGATCGGATGCTGATGCTGCTCAAGGGCGCCATCGCCGCCTCGACCCGCGTCATGCTGGCGATGAATGTGCCGCGTGACAATATTCAGCGGGTGCTCGAGATTCTGCCCTCGCTGGGCACGCCCACCATCTCGACACTGGCCGATGAGTCGTGGGTCGACATCAGCGCGGTCATCGAAGAGAAATTCGTGCGCGACATGATTCCCCGGCTTTCCGCCGCCGGAGCGCGCGGTATCATCGAGTTGCCGTTGAACAAGATCATCGACTGA